The following nucleotide sequence is from Barnesiella viscericola DSM 18177.
TAGCCCCTGTCTCGGGGTTGAACTCGTGGATGGTAGGCGTCTCCCTGCCCATACTCTTCTTCCCGCAGCAGAGCCGGGCCAAGCAGGCTCGCATCGACTTGCAGATTGCCAACTGGCAGGCCGAAGACAACCGTCGCCAGCTCTCCAATCGGGTGAGTGAGTTGCAGAGCCAGCTCGTGCGTCAGCGCGAACGGTTGCTCTACTACCAGCGGGCCGCCGTCAAGGAGGCCGAGGCGTTGCAGAACAGCGCGCTGAAAAAATTCCAGGCCAATGAGACCAATATCACCGAGTTTATACAAAGTCTGAATGCCGCCCGCGAAATCCAGCGGGGCTACATCGAGACCGTCTATGCCTACAACATTACCGTTCTTGAACTGGAACTCTACACCGAGTAACCGGCAGCAATCCAATCATTCACCTCAAAAATCCAAGAAAATGAACCATACAATGAACCTGATGAAACAACCTGCGATTTATCTGATGCTGGCCCTGCTGGCTGCATCGTGTTCAAACTCGTCGAGCTCTTCGACCTCGACCGAGTCGGCCGGGGCCCCCGACACGGTGGCACAGGCCCCGGGCGACAGTGCTCAAATGCCCAAGGTCGATGGTGTGAGCGGTGCCACCAACGTCTCCAATCCGCCTTCGTTCAATGGCGTTATTATGATGCCCCCGCAAAGCCACGTCACCGTCACGCTGAGCATGGGCGGCTCGGTGCAGGAGATTCGGGTCCTGCCCGGCCAGCACGTGCGCAAGGGCGAGGTGATTCTCACCTTGGCCAATCCCGCCTTCATCGAGCTTCAACAATCCTACCTCGATGCCGCCGCCCAGACCGAATATCTGAAAAAGGAGTATGAACGCCAGCAGAAACTGGTTTCCGGCGAATCGGCTTCGTTGAAGCGCCTGCAACAGAGCAAGGCCGACTACCTGTCGATGAAGAGCCGCATGGAGGCTGCCGCTGCCCAACTCACCTTGCTGGGCACCGATACCGCTTCGCTCTCTCGTAATGGTATTCGCACCTACCTCGATGTGCGGGCTCCGCGCAACGGCTATGTGACCAACATGGATATCAATGCCGGCAAATATTTTGCCGCAGGCGAACCCGTGTGTGACGTGATTGACAAGAGTGCCCCCATGTTGCAGCTGACCGCCTATGAAAAAGATTTGGACAAGTTGCAACCGGGGACTCGCTTCACCTTCAATGTGAACGGTATGCCCGACACCTCGTTCACGGCCGATCTGGTCTCGGTCGATCAGATGGTCGACAACGTCAACCGCTCCATCAAGGTCTATGCCCGCATCTTGCAGGCAAACACGAATTTCCGCCCCGGCATGTATGTGGTGGCCAAGATTACGGATAAAAAGCACTAACTTTATCGCATGAAGTTGTTTCGTCTCCATAAGCGGTTCCTGTTGATGCTGAACGCTATCGCCATTCTGGTGGCGTTCCTGATGCACCTGCCCGAGCTCATAGCCCTCTTCGAGCCCGAGGCGGGCAGCCGTCTCTTCCCCGATGTGCACTGGGCCAACGTCAGCTACGAGATACTGTTTACCTATCTCTCCATGTTGCTGCTCTTTCTCCTGAACATCAAAATCATGATGCCCGCCAAGCCCACGACCGAGTTGGGGTGGAAGCGGGTGGCGGTGACGTTTGTCGTCACGCTGGTGGTGTGCAATCTGCTGGGAAAGGGCTTTGTCTATGTGCATCAGCACCTCGGGGTCCCCGCCATTACGGCCACGCTGCATCACTACCTGCACCCGTTGCGCGATATCTTGATTGCCTGCATCGTTACCGGTACCAGTTACCTGTACTATCAGAACCAACGCAGCCGGCGCATGTTGCTCGAGAATGAACAGTTGCGCACCGAAAATCTCGTCAACCAGTACGAGGCCTTGAAGAGTCAGCTCAATCCGCACATGCTCTTCAACTCGCTCAACACCCTCTATTCGCTCATCAGGGAGTCGCCCGACAAGGCGCAGAACTACCTGCAAGAGCTGTCGCGGGTCATGCGCTACACGTTGCACGACAACCAGTCGCACACCGTGGCCCTGAGCGAAGAGATGAGCTTCGTGCGTTCCTACATCTACTTGTTGCAGATGCGTTATGAAGACAATCTGCATTTCGAGATTGAGATTCCGCAAGAGCTGCTGCAACGGCAGGTGCCGTTGATGGCCGTGCAGATGCTGGTCGAGAATGCCGTGAAGCACAACGAAATCAGCAACCGCAAGCCCCTCACCATACGCATCTGTGCCCAGGGCGATTCCCTCTGCGTGAGCAACCGCATTCAGCCCCGACTCTCGGACAGCAGCAATACCTGCATAGGGCTGGCCAACCTGTCGAAACGTTATCAGTTGCTCTTCGGGCGCGATATTACTATCGAAGAGAATGAAAAGAACTTTCAAGTAACTTTGCCGTT
It contains:
- a CDS encoding efflux RND transporter periplasmic adaptor subunit yields the protein MNHTMNLMKQPAIYLMLALLAASCSNSSSSSTSTESAGAPDTVAQAPGDSAQMPKVDGVSGATNVSNPPSFNGVIMMPPQSHVTVTLSMGGSVQEIRVLPGQHVRKGEVILTLANPAFIELQQSYLDAAAQTEYLKKEYERQQKLVSGESASLKRLQQSKADYLSMKSRMEAAAAQLTLLGTDTASLSRNGIRTYLDVRAPRNGYVTNMDINAGKYFAAGEPVCDVIDKSAPMLQLTAYEKDLDKLQPGTRFTFNVNGMPDTSFTADLVSVDQMVDNVNRSIKVYARILQANTNFRPGMYVVAKITDKKH
- a CDS encoding sensor histidine kinase, with product MKLFRLHKRFLLMLNAIAILVAFLMHLPELIALFEPEAGSRLFPDVHWANVSYEILFTYLSMLLLFLLNIKIMMPAKPTTELGWKRVAVTFVVTLVVCNLLGKGFVYVHQHLGVPAITATLHHYLHPLRDILIACIVTGTSYLYYQNQRSRRMLLENEQLRTENLVNQYEALKSQLNPHMLFNSLNTLYSLIRESPDKAQNYLQELSRVMRYTLHDNQSHTVALSEEMSFVRSYIYLLQMRYEDNLHFEIEIPQELLQRQVPLMAVQMLVENAVKHNEISNRKPLTIRICAQGDSLCVSNRIQPRLSDSSNTCIGLANLSKRYQLLFGRDITIEENEKNFQVTLPLI